From one Acidobacteriota bacterium genomic stretch:
- a CDS encoding PTS sugar transporter subunit IIA gives MIPVLVLTHGNLASELLKAAEIIDPSLEGQAAAMSLPWDVDSDEASRTLKKQLRELDQGDGTLVLTDMFGGTATNLALAFLEPKKVEIVTGVNLPMLVKLGSLKGRDLSLEELATGLTAAGQKSIRLASELLHARAVGSK, from the coding sequence ATGATTCCCGTCCTCGTCTTGACCCACGGCAACTTGGCATCCGAGCTCCTGAAAGCGGCCGAGATCATCGATCCGAGCCTGGAAGGTCAAGCCGCTGCGATGTCGCTGCCGTGGGATGTCGACTCCGATGAAGCGTCCAGAACACTCAAGAAACAGCTCAGAGAACTCGACCAGGGGGACGGTACCCTCGTGCTGACCGACATGTTCGGCGGCACAGCCACCAATCTTGCCCTTGCATTTCTCGAGCCGAAGAAGGTGGAGATAGTGACCGGCGTCAATCTGCCGATGCTCGTCAAACTCGGTTCTCTCAAAGGGCGGGACCTGAGCCTGGAGGAGCTTGCGACAGGCCTGACCGCGGCGGGTCAGAAGAGCATCCGCCTGGCAAGCGAGCTGTTGCACGCCAGGGCTGTGGGGTCGAAATAG
- the rapZ gene encoding RNase adapter RapZ codes for MTREESFSGPFVITGLSGAGKSVLSRSLEDIGYVCVDNIPLDLVPQLFDRTEDDLDHLVVVLDVRTEGMIQRFPGFFKSLKSQIPALRLIFVEASPEVLLRRFSVARRPHPLRELNLERAITEERNALEGVRDLADILFDTTGLSPHDLRRQVLALAGDDSARRVMTLDVQSFSYQQGVPATASLVFDVRFLPNPFFEDELRALSGNDPPVADWLDQFPEVEEAVGEIMDLISYLLPKYADELKTNLGIAMGCTGGRHRSVYMANRVAEALKQGGHEVVVHHRDKERWRYS; via the coding sequence ATGACTCGTGAGGAATCGTTCAGCGGGCCATTCGTGATCACCGGCCTTTCCGGCGCCGGGAAATCGGTTCTCAGCAGAAGCTTGGAAGACATCGGCTACGTCTGCGTCGACAATATTCCTCTTGATCTCGTGCCCCAACTTTTCGATCGGACGGAAGACGACTTGGATCATTTGGTGGTCGTCCTCGACGTGCGCACGGAGGGTATGATCCAACGATTTCCGGGCTTCTTCAAATCCCTCAAGTCACAGATCCCGGCTCTCCGTCTGATATTCGTCGAGGCGTCACCGGAGGTCCTGCTTCGCCGATTTTCGGTTGCCCGTCGACCTCATCCGCTGCGCGAACTCAATCTCGAGCGCGCAATCACCGAAGAACGCAATGCGCTCGAAGGCGTTCGCGATCTCGCCGACATACTTTTCGACACGACCGGATTGTCGCCGCACGACCTCCGACGTCAGGTCCTCGCCCTCGCTGGCGACGACAGCGCGCGCAGGGTCATGACGCTCGACGTCCAGAGCTTCTCGTATCAGCAGGGAGTTCCGGCAACGGCAAGCTTGGTCTTTGATGTACGTTTCCTCCCGAATCCCTTCTTCGAGGACGAGCTTCGTGCACTCTCAGGAAACGACCCACCTGTTGCCGATTGGCTCGATCAGTTTCCTGAAGTCGAGGAGGCGGTGGGGGAAATCATGGACCTGATATCGTACCTCCTACCCAAATATGCCGATGAGCTCAAGACGAACCTCGGCATTGCTATGGGGTGCACGGGTGGTCGCCATCGTTCGGTCTACATGGCCAACCGGGTGGCCGAGGCACTCAAGCAGGGTGGTCACGAGGTAGTGGTTCATCATCGTGACAAGGAACGATGGAGGTACTCATGA
- the ptsP gene encoding phosphoenolpyruvate--protein phosphotransferase, which translates to MSRSLRGLGVSPGIAIGEPVVHETRPISTLRITIPPEKIDKEIKRFRKAVATTVENIQENRDRASKQMGEEYAAIFEAHQLIASDPSFTGPVEKIIREEEVNAGWAVDKVLEDLISKFEALPDDYLADRKLDVLDVATQILNALHGLHLGQLERLDQPVILVADDLPPSTAVQLPLEKILGFALELGGPTSHTTIIARSLGIPVIVGAHGSCEEAKRSRKIALDAFEGKIVFDPRPAELSEYRSRREEYEAQQATLMKMRDVPTVTRDGRPLNLLANIDLPNEIQQAKEWNVGGIGLYRSEFLYMKMSPALPTEDDHVEVYREMVSEMAPNPVTIRTFDLGGRKLAREIIGEGSEANPVLGLRGIRLCFSKPEFFRTQLRALLRTAASFPEGRLKIMFPLISGVQEIRVARLLVREIREELRGEGFDVPAAIPIGAMVEVPSSAIMARELAREVDFMSIGTNDLIQYSLAVDRSNDLVADLYRPTNPAVLRLISQVVAAGKAAQTDVSMCGEMAADPLMVPVLVGLGLENFSMNPQAVPVVRALIRQLSFRKATQMARQAVKLVTAREVEEYLLERLAFLLAKTKIHV; encoded by the coding sequence GTGAGTCGATCCCTCAGAGGCCTCGGGGTGAGTCCCGGAATCGCCATCGGTGAGCCGGTGGTGCATGAAACGCGTCCTATCTCCACCCTACGGATCACGATTCCTCCCGAGAAGATCGACAAGGAGATCAAAAGGTTTCGCAAGGCAGTGGCGACAACTGTCGAGAATATTCAGGAGAACCGGGATCGGGCTTCGAAACAAATGGGAGAAGAGTATGCGGCGATCTTCGAGGCCCACCAGCTCATCGCCTCTGATCCATCCTTTACCGGGCCGGTCGAGAAAATCATACGTGAGGAGGAGGTGAACGCTGGTTGGGCGGTCGACAAAGTTCTGGAAGATCTGATCTCGAAGTTCGAAGCCCTTCCGGACGACTACCTCGCCGACCGTAAGCTCGACGTTCTAGACGTCGCAACCCAAATCCTGAATGCACTGCACGGTCTTCACCTCGGCCAGTTGGAGCGGCTCGATCAGCCAGTGATTCTGGTGGCCGACGACCTTCCCCCCTCGACCGCGGTTCAGCTTCCACTCGAAAAGATTCTCGGATTCGCACTCGAGCTCGGTGGACCGACCTCGCATACGACGATCATCGCCCGGTCACTCGGTATCCCGGTAATCGTCGGAGCCCACGGTTCGTGCGAGGAAGCCAAGCGTTCGCGCAAAATCGCGCTGGACGCGTTCGAAGGCAAGATCGTGTTTGATCCCCGGCCCGCCGAACTCAGCGAATATCGCTCGCGGAGGGAAGAGTACGAAGCCCAACAGGCCACCCTCATGAAGATGAGGGACGTGCCGACGGTGACTCGTGACGGCCGCCCGCTCAATCTGCTGGCGAACATCGATCTCCCGAACGAGATTCAACAAGCCAAGGAATGGAACGTTGGTGGCATCGGCCTCTATCGCTCCGAGTTCCTCTACATGAAGATGAGTCCGGCGTTGCCGACCGAAGACGACCACGTCGAGGTCTATCGGGAAATGGTTTCTGAGATGGCACCAAATCCGGTGACTATCCGGACCTTTGATCTGGGAGGCAGGAAACTCGCGCGGGAGATCATCGGTGAAGGTTCAGAAGCCAATCCAGTCCTCGGTCTGCGCGGAATTCGCTTGTGCTTTTCGAAACCGGAATTCTTCCGGACGCAGTTGCGCGCACTGCTGCGGACAGCCGCCAGTTTCCCCGAGGGCAGATTGAAGATCATGTTCCCGCTCATTAGTGGGGTCCAGGAAATCCGCGTCGCCCGCCTGCTGGTGCGGGAGATTCGCGAGGAGTTGCGAGGCGAAGGATTCGACGTGCCAGCGGCAATCCCGATCGGGGCCATGGTAGAGGTGCCATCATCGGCGATCATGGCGCGCGAGCTCGCCCGCGAAGTCGATTTCATGTCTATCGGTACAAACGACCTCATTCAATACTCTCTTGCGGTTGATCGCTCGAACGACCTGGTAGCCGACCTTTATCGGCCGACCAATCCGGCCGTATTACGCCTCATCTCCCAGGTGGTAGCTGCCGGCAAGGCCGCACAGACCGACGTATCCATGTGCGGAGAAATGGCAGCCGATCCGTTGATGGTCCCGGTTCTCGTCGGTCTCGGTCTCGAGAATTTCAGCATGAATCCGCAGGCAGTTCCCGTAGTGAGAGCGCTCATCCGTCAGCTCTCCTTCCGCAAGGCTACGCAGATGGCCCGTCAGGCCGTGAAGCTCGTCACTGCACGCGAAGTCGAGGAATACCTACTCGAGAGACTCGCCTTTTTGCTGGCAAAAACCAAGATTCACGTATGA
- the hprK gene encoding HPr(Ser) kinase/phosphatase, whose translation MTAPEPIPVERLLVERRLAPLKLEVVAGAKGLGKSCITNPRIQKPDLALAGYLEAVKPGRLQILGESEYNFLATFSEQEASLRLERLMGLDIPCVVSTKGTRPPETVLAAADAASVPLLVSPVQTSEVIETISDFLEDVLAPRVQLHGVLVDVFSLGTLIVGDPGIGKSECALELVYRGHRLVADDTVVIRRVHHRGLQGSPHSLLENYLELRGVGIIDVRKHFGMTATSPSVSVSLVIQLTKLTPEARRMEQKWREQMMERPSAWTSTQEILGIEIPKYTMVVAPGRDLAIMVETAVRKCLLAQRGIEDERGFLESVNLIAEGGNDDS comes from the coding sequence GTGACAGCACCGGAACCGATTCCGGTTGAACGGTTGCTCGTCGAACGCCGCCTCGCTCCTCTCAAGCTCGAAGTTGTTGCCGGAGCCAAGGGCCTTGGGAAGTCGTGCATCACAAATCCGAGGATCCAGAAACCCGACCTCGCCCTGGCCGGCTACCTGGAAGCCGTCAAGCCCGGCAGGCTACAGATACTTGGTGAGTCGGAATACAACTTTTTGGCCACCTTTTCCGAACAGGAGGCGTCCCTGCGCCTCGAGCGCTTGATGGGACTCGATATTCCGTGCGTGGTGTCGACCAAGGGAACTCGTCCTCCGGAAACCGTGTTGGCGGCGGCAGATGCGGCCAGCGTTCCGCTGTTGGTTTCGCCGGTGCAGACTTCGGAAGTCATCGAGACGATTTCGGACTTCCTCGAAGACGTGCTCGCTCCGCGGGTCCAGTTGCATGGAGTGTTAGTCGATGTCTTCTCGCTCGGAACACTGATCGTCGGCGATCCCGGCATCGGCAAGAGTGAGTGCGCACTGGAACTCGTTTACCGGGGTCACCGCCTGGTAGCGGATGACACAGTGGTCATCCGACGAGTCCATCACCGGGGATTGCAGGGCAGCCCGCACTCCCTGCTCGAAAACTACCTCGAGCTTCGCGGCGTCGGCATTATCGACGTGCGAAAGCACTTCGGTATGACCGCGACATCACCGTCGGTCTCGGTTTCCCTGGTCATTCAGCTCACCAAGCTGACCCCCGAAGCACGCAGGATGGAACAGAAGTGGCGCGAACAGATGATGGAGCGCCCGAGCGCGTGGACGTCGACCCAGGAGATTCTCGGTATCGAAATCCCGAAATACACAATGGTTGTCGCACCCGGAAGAGATCTCGCGATCATGGTCGAAACCGCTGTTCGCAAATGTCTGCTCGCCCAGAGGGGGATCGAGGACGAACGTGGCTTCCTCGAGAGTGTCAATCTGATCGCCGAAGGAGGGAACGATGACTCGTGA
- a CDS encoding HPr family phosphocarrier protein, producing MTQEQVTITNKLGLHARAAAKLVHTASAFESEIYVGTEHEEVNAKSILGILTLAATKGTPLNVRADGVDEVEAVRAIADLFADKFGEGQ from the coding sequence ATGACCCAAGAGCAGGTGACGATCACGAACAAGCTCGGGCTTCATGCACGCGCTGCAGCCAAGCTGGTGCACACTGCGAGCGCGTTCGAGTCGGAAATCTACGTCGGCACCGAACATGAGGAAGTCAATGCGAAATCGATCCTGGGCATTCTCACCCTAGCCGCCACCAAAGGCACCCCTCTGAATGTCCGTGCTGACGGGGTGGACGAGGTCGAAGCAGTTCGAGCAATCGCGGACCTCTTCGCCGACAAGTTTGGAGAGGGGCAGTGA